The window ACACACAATCATTCAGTATGGCAGCAGGAAAGGCCTTTATTGAGACCTATAAAGAGGTTCACCCTAAAGATGAAGTGGTGCACCTTGATTTGTATAAAGAAAACATCCCGCAAATTGATACGGATGTTTTCAGCGGATGGGGCAAGCTTCAGTCTGGTAAAGGCTTCGAGGAGCTTTCGAATGAGGAAAAAGCTAAGGTGGGGCGCTTGAATGAACTTAGTGACCAGTTTGTAACTGGAGATAAATTTGTATTTGTGACACCCTTGTGGAATCTATCCTTTCCTCCGGTTGTAAAGGCCTACATCGATTCTATTGCCGTGGCAGGTAAAACCTTTAAATATACCGAGAATGGTTCGGTTGGTTTATTAACGGATAAGAAGGTTTTACATATTCAGGCCCGAGGTGGTATTTATTCAGAGGGACCTGCTGCAGCATTCGAAATGGGACATCGCTATTTACAGGTTATTATGGGCTTCTTTGGTGTTCCTTCGGTTGATGGCTTATTTATCGAAGGACATGCAGCGATGCCTGATAAGGCAGAAGAAATTAAACAGAATGGGATCGCTCGTGCTAGAGACTTAGCCCATACTTTCTAATCTTTCTCCATAGATTAAATATTGTTAAAATAGTGAAAATAGTGTAATATCTGAAATATATAGAAATAATTCTACGATAACCCAATAAAAAATATGACAGCTACGGAGATGGGAATTATGGAAAATAAGACAATGTATTATGATGGCAGTGTCGAAATGGTTAATGAACCTAGTACGAAATCTGTTGAATATTCTAATGAGCCAGTTGAAGTAACAGATGAAGCAAGAAAAAATATGGGTGGCAATCCGTTCTTAGCAAAATAGCTTATAAGCTCGAGGTATAAACGTACACAAGGGACTCTCTTGTGTATTTTTTTAGTTAATATTATGAAGCAACAGGATCAAGAGACAGACAGAGTCCTTTAACTTCATTCAGCAAATGCTTCTTGTACCGAAAGCTTGCGACAGGTACAGAAGTCCTCCACTTCTACAAGTGGGGGATGAATGCAAATAGTTCTTCGATTCAGTGGGGGTTCAAACCCCGGCTGAATGAAGTTAAGCCTCCGGCGGAGGTCACGGATTTTTTTAAGGTAGTTTACCCGAGCGAGCTCAGGTAATCCGGACGCAAATTCGACGGGCGAATTTAATCGTATGTATT of the Bacillus tuaregi genome contains:
- a CDS encoding FMN-dependent NADH-azoreductase is translated as MTKLLYITAHPHDDTQSFSMAAGKAFIETYKEVHPKDEVVHLDLYKENIPQIDTDVFSGWGKLQSGKGFEELSNEEKAKVGRLNELSDQFVTGDKFVFVTPLWNLSFPPVVKAYIDSIAVAGKTFKYTENGSVGLLTDKKVLHIQARGGIYSEGPAAAFEMGHRYLQVIMGFFGVPSVDGLFIEGHAAMPDKAEEIKQNGIARARDLAHTF